The following are encoded in a window of Rissa tridactyla isolate bRisTri1 chromosome 3, bRisTri1.patW.cur.20221130, whole genome shotgun sequence genomic DNA:
- the VASH2 gene encoding tubulinyl-Tyr carboxypeptidase 2, with translation MTGAAAGGGPGSTRRAAVGKAGGRSRSAQPRAAGGGSGSGGGSEEEEQRDGGSLFLVNKSGFPMDGQTWERMWGHVERVHPDGGAVAAAIRSAARLARPSVPPVPNYKLSMSIPEWLQAIQTYMKMLQYNHTGTQFFEIRKTRPLSGLMETAKEMTRESLPIKCLEAVILGIYLTNGQPSVERFPISFKTHFSGNYFHHVVLGIYCNGRYGSLGMSRRSDLMDKPLTYRTLSDLIFEFEESYKKYLHSVKKVKIGLYVPHEPHSFQPIEWKQLVLNVSKMMRTEVRKELEKFARDMRMKILKPSSAHSPMKERSRGKSLSPHRRQASPQRRACRRDKSPAVVDKKGDLATLNEVGYQLRI, from the exons ATgacgggcgcggcggcgggcggcggccccgggagcACCCGCCGTGCGGCGGTCGGCAAGGCGGGGGGCCGGTCGCGGAGCGCCCAgccgcgggcggcgggcggcgggagcggcagcggcggcggctcggaggaggaggagcagcgggaCGGCGGGTCCCTCTTCCTAGTGAACAAGAGCGGCTTCCCCATGGACGGGCAGACCTGGGAGCGGATGTGGGGGCACGTGGAGCGGGTGCACCCCGACGGCGGCGCCGTGGCGGCGGCCATCCGGAGCGCCGCCCGCCTGGCTCGG CCCTCAGTGCCGCCAGTGCCAAACTACAAGCTCTCCATGTCAATCCCAGAATGGCTCCAGGCAATACAGACCTACATGAAGATGCTGCA ATACAATCACACGGGAACACAGTTCTTCGAGATTAGAAAAACCAGACCTCTAAGTGG GTTAATGGAGACAGCAAAAGAAATGACCAGGGAGTCCTTACCTATCAAATGCCTTGAAGCAGTTATCCTGGGGAT ATACTTAACGAACGGGCAGCCCTCTGTGGAACGATTCCCCATCAGCTTTAaaacccacttctcagggaactATTTTCATCATGTGGTGCTCGGGATTTACTGCAACGGCCGGTACGGCTCGCTGGGCATGAGCAGACGATCAGATTTGATGGACAAACCTCTAACTTACCGAACTCTGAGCGACCTCATCTTTGAATTTGAAGAATCCTATAAAAAGTACTTGCATTCagtcaaaaaagtaaaaattggaTTATATGTCCCGCACGAGCCGCACAGCTTTCAGCCCATTGAGTGGAAACAGCTGGTCCTGAATGTATCCAAAATGATGCGCACAGAAGTcaggaaggagctggagaagtTTGCCAGGGATATGAGGATGAAG ATTCTGAAACCCTCAAGTGCCCATTCTCCGATGAAAGAGAGATCACGGGGTAAGTCATTGTCCCCTCACCGAAGGCAAGCC